Proteins co-encoded in one Brassica oleracea var. oleracea cultivar TO1000 chromosome C4, BOL, whole genome shotgun sequence genomic window:
- the LOC106341728 gene encoding homeobox-leucine zipper protein HDG11-like, translated as MLYTLTVDVLPLVKILTSMSLERMSTVASKYMGRPISSHLATLHPMRISPLDLSMIGPSLDFDLLPASSMHSQPNNLATISDMDKPLMNDIAFTVMEELLRLFNTN; from the exons ATGCTATATACCCTAACTGTGGATGTCCTCCCGTTAGTGAAGATCCTTACTTCGATGAGC CTTGAAAGAATGTCAACGGTTGCATCAAAGTACATGGGAAGACCAATCTCCTCCCACCTCGCAACGCTACACCCAATGCGCATCTCACCGTTGGATCTGTCCATGATTGGTCCTTCACTGGATTTTGATCTTCTTCCAGCGAGTTCTATGCATTCTCAGCCTAATAACTTGGCTACTATATCAGACATGGACAAGCCTCTTATGAACGACATTGCTTTTACTGTGATGGAAGAATTGCTTAGGCTTTTTAACACAAACTAA